The following coding sequences lie in one Miscanthus floridulus cultivar M001 chromosome 9, ASM1932011v1, whole genome shotgun sequence genomic window:
- the LOC136481842 gene encoding disease resistance protein RGA5-like, which produces MAEMISSAATGVLGSVIDKLADMLTDKYNLARDVKQGIWSLQDELRTMEAMLLRLEDKDDDQIDPLAKDWRSNVRELSYDIEDCIDRFVLNHSHGDGGSTANFVHKAIQMVKTLFKDRGIAEEIRRLKRLVSEQSERGKRYYDINLCLLASSSQPVLLDPRAPALFQEARDLVGIDAPREEIISLLRCEDKEHKVVSIYGIGGQGKTTLAMEVYHKITEAAFDSRAFVFVSQTPDMKKLLRDILSQISKSHFDQSQMLETVEQLIRTVKECLKDKRYFILIDDIWSVSAWELLRSALPVNDNGSRIITTTRIEAVAKSCCTGIAAQMYQAKPLSHEDSQRLFFKRLFLSRDDCHPDLRKVSDDILKKCCGLPLAIISIAGLLANRRKAVEVWVNVLRSIAAAVDKDSPIDKMKRILLLSYVDLPHHLKSCLLYLSVFPEDYPIDCRQLIMLWVAEGLIPGQDRESMEQLGRSYLNELINRSLVQPTKVGGHGATVKPCRVHDVILEFIVSKAVEDNFVTIWNGNGFSKNSSSNKIRRLSIQNDISSRAEEIAKTKKNGAQIRSINIFGSNSVLVNKHATEFLNSQVLRVLNIEGVVGECSFGNVKSFGQLKFLRIKNKFLASKLPEDIEKLQHLETLDLRWQCLEKLPASIIQLQKLVRLHVHPSVHLPDGIGSLQVLEELSTIDLGIQSVKFIQGLSDLTNLRILEIDWQYFRKDHKQACISTLSRLFGHLQELRVWGSEPDATCSFMSSCLPTPPPLQMLLLDTHNLNRVGPQISSLVNLTRLRIFVHGEAGKEGINILASLPMLLSLTVTLSNDQDGDSGMLFARHAINRQGFQRLLKFNLRCWLEAALEFEPGAMPKLQRLKLELRARCQFKFGEGGLVLGLQNLGLGLKHVAVEVVCYAAVADEVEALEDDIRGTAAVHPNRPILQIQRIHQDWMAQGCSRRPLDHAIVEA; this is translated from the exons ATGGCTGAAATGATCTCGAGCGCCGCCACGGGTGTGTTGGGCTCCGTCATCGACAAGCTGGCCGACATGCTCACCGACAAGTACAACCTCGCCAGAGACGTCAAGCAAGGGATCTGGTCCCTGCAAGACGAGCTGCGCACCATGGAAGCCATGCTGCTGAGGctcgaagacaaggacgacgacCAGATCGATCCACTCGCCAAAGACTGGAGGAGCAATGTGCGTGAGCTGTCCTACGATATTGAGGATTGCATCGACCGTTTTGTGCTCAATCACAGCCATGGAGATGGAGGTTCCACGGCCAACTTCGTGCACAAGGCCATTCAAATGGTGAAAACGTTGTTCAAGGACAGAGGAATAGCAGAGGAGATCCGACGACTCAAGAGGCTCGTGAGCGAGCAGAGCGAGCGGGGGAAACGCTACTATGACATCAATCTGTGTCTCCTCGCCTCTTCATCTCAGCCAGTGCTCTTGGATCCTCGAGCACCTGCACTCTTTCAGGAGGCCAGGGATCTTGTTGGAATTGATGCTCCTCGTGAGGAGATCATCAGCTTATTGAGATGTGAagacaaggagcacaaggtggtgTCCATCTATGGGATAGGTGGACAGGGGAAGACCACTCTCGCCATGGAGGTGTACCACAAAATCACTGAAGCTGCTTTTGATAGCCGGGCTTTTGTGTTTGTATCACAAACTCCAGATATGAAGAAACTTCTTAGAGATATATTGTCTCAAATAAGCAAGAGCCATTTTGACCAGTCACAGATGTTAGAGACAGTTGAGCAGCTCATCCGCACAGTGAAAGAATGCTTAAAGGACAAGAG GTACTTCATCTTGATTGATGATATCTGGAGTGTATCAGCATGGGAGCTTCTACGATCTGCCTTACCTGTCAATGACAATGGAAGCAGAATTATTACTACAACACGCATTGAAGCAGTAGCCAAATCTTGTTGTACTGGTATTGCTGCACAAATGTATCAAGCAAAGCCCCTTAGTCATGAGGACTCCCAAAGATTATTCTTTAAGAGGCTATTTTTGTCCCGTGATGATTGCCACCCAGATTTGAGGAAAGTATCCGATGATATTTTAAAGAAATGTTGCGGCTTACCACTAGCCATAATCAGTATAGCTGGTTTATTAGCAAACAGAAGAAAAGCAGTGGAAGTCTGGGTCAATGTATTGAGATCTATTGCTGCTGCAGTTGACAAAGATTCTCCCATTGATAAGATGAAAAGAATTCTGCTGCTGAGTTACGTTGACCTTCCTCACCATCTAAAGAGCTGTTTGTTATATCTGAGTGTGTTTCCAGAGGATTATCCCATAGATTGCCGACAGTTGATAATGCTATGGGTAGCCGAAGGACTGATTCCTGGACAGGACAGGGAAAGTATGGAGCAGCTAGGGAGAAGTTACTTGAATGAGCTCATCAATAGAAGTTTGGTGCAGCCAACCAAGGTTGGGGGACACGGCGCAACAGTGAAACCGTGCAGAGTTCATGATGTCATACTTGAGTTCATTGTATCAAAGGCCGTGGAGGACAACTTTGTTACTATATGGAATGGTAAtggtttttctaaaaattcttcttCAAACAAGATTCGCCGTCTATCCATCCAAAATGACATTTCTTCCCGAGCAGAAGAGATTGCCAAGACAAAAAAAAATGGAGCTCAGATCCGATCCATCAATATCTTTGGCTCAAATTCAGTTCTGGTTAATAAGCATGCCACAGAGTTCTTAAACAGCCAAGTCTTGCGAGTGCTTAATATAGAAGGTGTGGTTGGTGAATGCTCTTTTGGAAATGTCAAAAGTTTTGGTCAGTTGAAGTTCTTGAGGATAAAGAACAAATTTTTGGCCAGCAAGCTTCCAGAAGATATAGAAAAGCTGCAACATCTAGAGACACTAGATTTGAGATGGCAATGTCTTGAAAAGCTACCAGCAAGTATTATCCAGTTGCAGAAGCTAGTGCGTCTTCATGTCCATCCGTCGGTGCACCTACCCGATGGAATCGGAAGTCTGCAGGTGTTGGAAGAGCTATCAACAATCGATTTGGGTATTCAATCTGTAAAGTTTATCCAAGGACTCAGTGATCTGACCAATCTGAGAATACTTGAAATTGATTGGCAGTACTTTAGGAAGGATCACAAGCAAGCATGTATCTCTACGCTCTCTAGGCTGTTCGGGCACCTGCAAGAACTGCGCGTGTGGGGGAGTGAACCTGATGCCACATGTTCATTCATGTCTTCATGTCTCCCTACTCCACCACCGCTTCAAATGCTTCTTCTTGATACACATAACTTAAATAGGGTGGGCCCTCAAATTAGCTCACTAGTCAACCTGACCCGCCTCCGCATTTTTGTCCATGGTGAAGCAGGCAAGGAAGGAATAAATATCCTAGCAAGTTTACCCATGCTGCTCTCTCTTACTGTTACCTTATCCAATGACCAAGATGGAGATTCAGGCATGCTCTTCGCAAGGCATGCAATCAACAGACAAGGATTCCAGCGTTTGCTCAAGTTTAATTTGCGCTGTTGGCTCGAGGCGGCATTGGAGTTTGAGCCGGGAGCCATGCCAAAGCTCCAAAGGCTCAAGCTGGAACTGAGGGCACGGTGCCAGTTCAAGTTTGGGGAAGGTGGCCTCGTCCTTGGGCTGCAGAATCTTGGACTAGGCCTCAAACATGTGGCTGTCGAGGTTGTCTGCTATGCTGCTGTTGCAGACGAGGTGGAGGCTTTGGAGGATGACATCAGGGGCACAGCAGCCGTCCATCCCAACCGTCCCATACTCCAGATCCAAAGAATTCATCAAGATTGGATGGCTCAGGGGTGCAGCAGGCGTCCATTGGACCATGCCATAGTAGAAGCCTAA